TTTGCCGGTGGGGAGTCCCCATTTGAACCTATTTATCCTCACCAAAGAATTGGGGAGATAATAATGCTTGCGGCAATTGGGGGATTAATAGGCGCAAAGATCTTCAATGCATTGGAAACATGGAATGAGTTCGTACAGGATCCTTTGAGTAGTTTATTTTCAGGTAGCGGCCTTACTTTTTACGGAGGATTGATTGTAGCGTCATCGTTGATCTTCTACTATTGCAGAAAGCACAAGATCAATTTCATTCATTTTTGCGATGCAATTGCTCCTGCACTTATGCTTGCCTATAGCATTGGAAGATTAGGATGCCATTTTTCAGGAGATGGCGACTGGGGCATCTTTAATAGTGCATATATAAGTATGCCCGACTCGTCCTTAAAGGTTGCTACTTCACAGGAATATAATGATGTTATATTGAATTCAGCAAACTATTTCGCAACTAATTTCGGATCCACTTCAAGCGTTCCTTTTACACACATAAAAGCGCCTATAGGGCTTCCGGACTGGTTATTTGCAATGAATTTTAATCATAATGTCAATAATGAAGGTATTCCTATCATTAACTGTACAGGAAACTATTGCCACATGCTTCCTGTTCCCGTTTTACCGACATCTTTTTATGAAGCTGTAATTTGCCTGGTATTGTTTGTTCTACTTTGGAGTTTCAGAAGTAAAATGAAATATGGATTGCATTTATTCGGATTATACCTTGTACTGAACGGATTGGAAAGATTTTTAATTGAAAAAATAAAAGTTAACTATCATTACGATTGGGGTTTTATTCATCCGGCACAATCAGAAATTATTTCAGTCATTTTATTTTTAACGGGAAGTTTAATATTATTATTCTACAGAAATAATAAATACATATTAAATCAGGCTGCCGGAACTTAAATTAAAAAAGCAGATTAAATATTAAATATAGTATCATCGAAAGTAAAGCACTCAAAGGAATGGTGAGTATCCATGCCCATATTAAATTGATGGTTACTCCCCAACGCACTGCGCTAAAGCGTTTTGTTGAGCCTACGCCGATAATAGCACCTGTAATAGTATGAGTTGTACTCACAGGAATACCTAACAGAATAGTCAAAAACAGTGTTAAGGCGCCCGCCCCTTAATGGACCTTTAAGAAATTTTTGTTCGTAATTCTAACCTGCTTCTAATGTAATGTGCAAAAAAAGAAACACGCCAGTTAATCTTTTGGTAACAATTGCGTAATCCCGGCATAACACTGTTTTGGAAATAGTAGGAATACCTTTACGTTTCCAAACTGAAATGAAACACCTCTCTTTCTTTCTGATACTGCTAATGGCTTTCAGGGTATGTGTAGTACCCGTGGGGTTTGCCAGGTATGCTAATGAGCTGAAGCATAGCAAGGTGACCTTTGAGCAGATCAGGGTCAAAAACAGACGATCCTCTTACCTGGAGGAAGGTGATCATTTCTCACAAACACTTACATCGGCTTCTGCCATTTGCGTTTCCCTTAAACGGTTTCTTTTTACTGCAAAGAAGAAAGTTACCCCCGCTTTTTCTCTTATTTCCGCCCTGTTTTCTTTCAAATATCATTCAACACTTCCTGCAACGCCCCGTTACCTCTATTTGCTTAACAGGGCATTTCGTATATGATCCCGGTACATTAGAATTTTGTTTATTCTCGTTTTTCATGTTACTCAGCTGTCAGTTACAGGTGTATCCTGTAACAAAGGCAAGCATTACCCTAACATTTCCTCAAGGATTATTTTAATAAAAAACGCTTTATGAGATTGTTTACAAGATTGCGGCTACCTGCTGCATGCCTGTTGTTACTGGCATCCATTTTTTGTAACAAGGTTTTGGCTCAACAGAAAACTGTAACTGGCACTGTTATAGACAACCAGGATAAAACGCCCTTAGCTGGCGTAGGCATTATTGTAAAAGGGCAAAAGAAAGCGGCCATTACAGATGATGCCGGAAATTTCAAAATAGAGGTTCTGCCCAATACTGTTTTGGTAATTTCCCATTTAGGGTATAAACCCGTAGAAATAACTACTGGCGAGACTGCGATGTCAATTGAACTGGAGCGTGATACCAAAACAATGAATGAAGTGGTGGTAACAGCACTGGGTATTAGTAAACAGGCAAAGGCGTTGGGATATGCGGTACAATCGCTCAATTCACGCCAGCTTACCCAGGCGCCAGATCCGAATCTTATAAACAACCTGGCCGGTAAACTGGCCGGCGTGCAGATCACAAATGGAGGAGCTGGAGTAGGTTCTACTTCACGCATTGTGGTGCGTGGCGAAAATTCATTCAGCGGCACCAATCAGCCTCTTTTTGTTGTTGATGGTGTACCCATTAATAACGAAACCTATTTTAACAACGCCCTTGAAAATTCTTCCAACCAGGGTACCTGGGCTGAGGTAGACTGGGGAAACGGCGCCGCAGAGATCAGCCCTAACGATATTTCCAAAATTACTGTATTAAAAGGCCCAACGGCTGCAGCCCTGTATGGCTCCCGCGCAGCTAATGGCGCCATTGTGCTTACCACTAAAAAAGGCACCCATGAGAAAGGACTTATGGGCGTATCCATTAACAGTACTACCAGTTTTGAAACCCCATTGAAGCTGCCACGCCTGCAAAATGAATATGGCGCCGGTGTAAACGCGTATCCATTGTCGGGCACACCCAATACCTATTCATTTGTGAACGGCGCGGGTTCCAGCGAAAACAATATCCCCAACTGGGGACTGAAGTTCGATCCGACTGTAAAAGTACTGCAGTTCGACAGTCCGGTTCCCGGAACAGATCTACAGGCAGGCGACCTGATACCATTGGGTGTAAATGGTTTGCATGCTACGCCCACTCCCTGGGTTGGCCATGCCAATCACTTTAAGGATTTTTTGCAAACAGGCATTACAACTCAAAACAATGTTAGCTTCAGCGGCGCCAATGAAAACGGCAGTTATCATTTTTCCATTGGTAATCTTTACAACAGGGGTATATTGCCAGGTACTGACCTGCGGCGCTATACACTTGCTTTAAGAGCAAGTCATAAATTCAGTAACAAGCTTACTACCGATTTCTTTATAAACTTCATCAACGGCAACAGCAGCAACAGACCCAATATTGGCTACGGTTCTGAAAGTGTGATGTACACTTATTTCGGCGTCTATGGCATGCCTATCAACGTAGACCTGAACTCGCTGAAAAAAGAATGGCAAACAAGCCGTGACCAGCAAAATCAATTCCGTTACTGGAATAACCACGACAACCCTTACGTTACACTAAATGATAACGTAAATAGTTTTAATAAAAACAGGCTCATTGGGAATGCGTCCCTTAAATATGCTGTAACGCCGCAACTGGATGTAATGCTGCGTACAGGATCAGATATTTATGATGACCATCGCGAAGGGCATCGTGCCTTTACTACGGTTCGGTTCCCGACAGGCGGTTTCAGAACTGATGACGTGAATTATTTTGAGAACAATACCGACTTTTTGGTAAGCTATCGTAAAAAACCCGGCAGGTTGTTAAATATCAATGCTTCAATCGGTGGTAACCGGTTCATGCAAAACATCTCCTATAACCGCAATATCGCCAACGCTTTGATCACACCAGGGTTGTATAACTTTTCCAATGCACAAAGCCAGTTACCAACTTTATTCCAGAAATACGATAAGGTGGTGTACAGCGCGTATGCTTTCGCTGATCTTGACTACAAAAGTATGTTGTTCCTGAACGTTACCGCCCGCAATGATCATTCCAGTACGCTTCCAAAAGGAAATAACTCCTTTTTCTATCCATCGGCTTCATTAAGCGGTATTGTTTCAGAGATGGTGCATCTGCCTACGCCGATTTCTTATTTTAAGTTGCGGGTATCGGCTGCTCAGGTAGGCCGGGACGCAGATCCCTATTCCATCGCCAATACTTACATTACCAATACGCCGTTCAACAGTTATCCGCTTACTACCGGTAACCCGGTATTGGCCAACAACAACCTGAAACCTTCGGCCACTACCACTTCCGAAGCCGGTATGGAGATCCGCTTTTTAAATGACCGTATTGGCCTCGATGCTACTTTTTATAATTCAAATACCCGGAATGAAGTAGTGCAATTGCCCATTCCTATTTCCTCAGGCTATACGAATGCTTTTGTTAATGGCGCTTCCATCAACAATAAAGGGATTGAGCTCATGCTGTCTGCGTCACCCTTTCATTCTGATAAACTGAACGGCTTTAACTGGGACATGAACTTCAATTTCAGTCATAATGTAGCTAAAGTAACAGCTCTGCCAGGAGGCATTAACACATATATTTATGCGCAGGTAACACAGTACGACCGTTATTACCGCTCTATTCAATATGAAGCAAAGGTTGGAGAACGCATCGGAAATATGTATGGCAACTCATTTGTACGCGACGGGCAGGGCAATATTTTATACAATAAAGGCGTACCGCAATTCACTACCACGCAAAATTCATTATTGGGCAACTACAATCCTGATTTCATATTGGGATGGTTCAATAACCTGAGCTATAAAAACTTTAATATGGGTTTTGTATGGGATTGGCACCAGGGTGGAAAATTCTTTTCTTATACCGAGCTGGGTGTATTGGCAGGAGGCATGTCTGTTGAAACATTGCCTGGCCGTGAAACAGGTCTTATTGGCAAAGGGGTAATGGACGACGGTTCTGGCAAGTATGTGCCCAATACGGTGAAGGTAGATGCTGCTACTTATTACAATGGCTACTACAATGCTACCAATAACGAGGCTTTTATGTATAATGCATCTTACCTGAAATTAAGAGAACTGCGGCTGGGATATACATTCAGGAATATCTTCTCAAAAGCTCCTGGTTCTAAACTGAATGTTTCTTTCATAGCCCGTAACGTACTGGAGTTTACACAGAACAAAGATGTTGATCCTGAAACATTGGCTCTGCGCGGACAGCAGATCCTGCCAGGCACTGAATTCCTGAGCATCCCTGCAACAAAGAGTTATGGTTTATCTGTAGGATTGGATTTTTAATGTAAAAACTAAAAAGTATGAAAACGAATAATATAATATTTACAGGGTTGGCCGCAGCAACCATTTTTTTAAGCTCCTGTTCAAAAGAGCTTCAGCAAACGAACAATAACCCTAACAGCCTGGAAAAGCCTGACGCTACCACCTTGTTATCGAATACCATTGTATCGGAATTTTATAACAATGCCAACCTGGTGTGGACCCTGGGGAACGGATATGATCAATACATGACCTTCAGCTCATCCTATTACAACCAGCCTACCCGGTATTCACCAATTACCAATGAACCCTATTGGATACCGATGTATGAAGCGGCAAGGGATGCCAATACACTGTACCAATTAGGCCAAACCCAAAACAATCCCCTGTTGCAGGCAGCGGCACTCACCCTTCGGTCTTATGCGTTTGCCCAGCTTACTGAATTATGGGGCGATATTCCATTTACGCAAGCGCTGAAGGGCAGCACCGGCGTATACACACCTGCATACGACGATCAACAAACTGTATATACAGACGGCCAGTCGGGCATTCTTCCCAGCCTGCGAAAGGCCGACAGCCTCCTGAAAGCTAACAGTACGGGTTTGATCGGCGGCGATATGCTGTTCAATTCAAGCGTACCCTCATGGAGAAGGTTTATTAATGCATTACGCCTACGCTACCTGCTGCGCGTTTCCGCTAAAATGAATGTAGCAACAGAAATGCAATCCATTGTTACAGAGGGCGCCCTTATGCAAAATGCCACACAGAGCGCTGCGCTCGCATTGCCGACTACTACACCATACAATTTTGTAAGCCTTACTGAGCGCTCGGGCGATTTTGCGGTAAAATATATGAATAGTCCTTTGTATAACACCTTTGTTGCTACAGGCGACACGGCCCGCATCAGCGCTTACTTTGCTGTAAATACCGCTACTGCAGCCGGTGCTCCTTTTAGTTTCAACAATTACGGTGGTATGCCAATGGTGGTAGATGCTACCGCTACACAAACAGCGCAATCATCTAACTTCAATAGCAGCTTTGTATCTGGTTCTAATAAAAACCTTATTAAGGCCCGGATAATTACTTATGCCGAACAGGAATTTATTTTGGCCGAAGCCGCATTGAAAGGTTACATAAGCGGAGCGCAACAATCACATTACAACAACGGAGTGTTGGGCGCCTATGCCGAACTGGGGCTCGATGGCAGCAATTACCTGACCCATACCGGCGTAGTGTTCGACAATTCATCATCGAACGCGTCATTAATTCAAATTATTACACAAAAATGGCTGGCTAACATCAATAACGGTTTTGAAGGATGGATCGAATACCGGCGTACCGGCTATCCTGCTCTTCAGACAGGTGGTTCTGTTAACATGAATAACGGCGTTATACCAACCCGTTTCCTGTATCCTACTTCTGAGAAAACAATTAACGGCACAAACTATTCTCAGCAAATACAAAAAATGGGCGGAACAGAAAATACGAACTATAAAGCGTGGTGGGAAAAATAAATAATCTTCCAAAAAGAGTTGGTGGCCGTGGCCATCAACTCTTTAACCAACCAAATTACACTTGTATCCTCAACATTAGAAACATGCAGACAAAGCATAATAAACAACTTGGGCTATATGTTATTCTTCTCGATGGCGGTTACGATTTCTTAAAATGGAATAAAGCCCTTGTCTCTTTTGGATATCGCATCGATATTATAAACCTGGATGAGTTTGAGTTGAAATTCGGCTCGTACTTTGACCTGGAGAATACAGAAAGTCTGTCACAGAATATTCCCATTAAATTTACCGACGGCGGCAAAAGGCCTGTTACGATTTTTATCAGTAAAGAATTTGAGCAAAAAATCAACACCCAATTCCCGCAGTATATCCCATTCCTTGAAAAGGGATATGTGGTGTTGTTAAAAACATTCAAAAAACTTCCGATTTATTCCCGCCAGGAGATCACTTCAGACGAATTGATGGACCACATGCTAACCACTTACCAATTCTGCAAAAATTTTATTGGTTGTGTTCAATTAACCGTGGGAGATTATTTTAAACCGGGTGGCTATTTTGCACACATTTTAGAAGATACCGCTCCTACCAAAAAAGATAGGGGCGATAAAAAAATTGATTTGCCCGTAAAAATAGAAGTAATCAAAAAAGGCAATTTTTTCAAGCTTGATTTTTCATGATAGTAATAATCAAACATATTACAGCCGTTCAAATAAAGACCCCGATGGTGCTGCTGCTTTTTTATTGCAGCAAATCCTTTTGCAATAATCGTTCTTCAATTATCTGTAGAAATGTTTTTTTTGATAATGCACCGGGCTGCATCACAGGAATTTCCTCTACCGGGATAAAAAGAAACGTTGGAATACTTTGAATCCCAAATACAGCGGCAAGTTCCTTCTCCGTTTGAGTATTGACCTTGTAAATTAATAACTGGCCATCAAATTGTTTGGACAGATCTTCCAACACAGGAGCCACCATCTTGCAGGGACCGCACCAGTCGGCATAGAAATCGATTATAGCTGGGATCTTTCCCTTATATTTCCAATCCTTTTCTGCGTCATAGTTAAAAACTTTATCTTTAAAGTCACTCGTTGTCATTTGTATTGTCGCCATTTTATTTTGTTTACTCAAAGCTACTATCTGCTGTAACTCCGATACGTGATATGAGTCACACTAAAACGCCAATCAATCAGGGAAGACAGAAGTGATAAATGTCACTACGGAAACAACAGGTCATAATTAAATTTGCGCTTAAAAAACATAATTATGAATTATAATATTAGCAAAAAGCTGCAAATTGGTTTTCAGGAGGCGATCAATAAGGTAACAGACGAGTTAAAGAAAGAAGGATTCGGCATCATTACCGTAATTGAC
The Niastella koreensis GR20-10 genome window above contains:
- a CDS encoding prolipoprotein diacylglyceryl transferase; this encodes MFIFYSADFILNMYPDLQFLLEHIFKTHVPSFLGIFKTFGFFVALAFLTAAYLFKKELLRKKGLKLFQPELLPIDKAKKYLSKEEFAGGESPFEPIYPHQRIGEIIMLAAIGGLIGAKIFNALETWNEFVQDPLSSLFSGSGLTFYGGLIVASSLIFYYCRKHKINFIHFCDAIAPALMLAYSIGRLGCHFSGDGDWGIFNSAYISMPDSSLKVATSQEYNDVILNSANYFATNFGSTSSVPFTHIKAPIGLPDWLFAMNFNHNVNNEGIPIINCTGNYCHMLPVPVLPTSFYEAVICLVLFVLLWSFRSKMKYGLHLFGLYLVLNGLERFLIEKIKVNYHYDWGFIHPAQSEIISVILFLTGSLILLFYRNNKYILNQAAGT
- a CDS encoding SusC/RagA family TonB-linked outer membrane protein; this encodes MRLFTRLRLPAACLLLLASIFCNKVLAQQKTVTGTVIDNQDKTPLAGVGIIVKGQKKAAITDDAGNFKIEVLPNTVLVISHLGYKPVEITTGETAMSIELERDTKTMNEVVVTALGISKQAKALGYAVQSLNSRQLTQAPDPNLINNLAGKLAGVQITNGGAGVGSTSRIVVRGENSFSGTNQPLFVVDGVPINNETYFNNALENSSNQGTWAEVDWGNGAAEISPNDISKITVLKGPTAAALYGSRAANGAIVLTTKKGTHEKGLMGVSINSTTSFETPLKLPRLQNEYGAGVNAYPLSGTPNTYSFVNGAGSSENNIPNWGLKFDPTVKVLQFDSPVPGTDLQAGDLIPLGVNGLHATPTPWVGHANHFKDFLQTGITTQNNVSFSGANENGSYHFSIGNLYNRGILPGTDLRRYTLALRASHKFSNKLTTDFFINFINGNSSNRPNIGYGSESVMYTYFGVYGMPINVDLNSLKKEWQTSRDQQNQFRYWNNHDNPYVTLNDNVNSFNKNRLIGNASLKYAVTPQLDVMLRTGSDIYDDHREGHRAFTTVRFPTGGFRTDDVNYFENNTDFLVSYRKKPGRLLNINASIGGNRFMQNISYNRNIANALITPGLYNFSNAQSQLPTLFQKYDKVVYSAYAFADLDYKSMLFLNVTARNDHSSTLPKGNNSFFYPSASLSGIVSEMVHLPTPISYFKLRVSAAQVGRDADPYSIANTYITNTPFNSYPLTTGNPVLANNNLKPSATTTSEAGMEIRFLNDRIGLDATFYNSNTRNEVVQLPIPISSGYTNAFVNGASINNKGIELMLSASPFHSDKLNGFNWDMNFNFSHNVAKVTALPGGINTYIYAQVTQYDRYYRSIQYEAKVGERIGNMYGNSFVRDGQGNILYNKGVPQFTTTQNSLLGNYNPDFILGWFNNLSYKNFNMGFVWDWHQGGKFFSYTELGVLAGGMSVETLPGRETGLIGKGVMDDGSGKYVPNTVKVDAATYYNGYYNATNNEAFMYNASYLKLRELRLGYTFRNIFSKAPGSKLNVSFIARNVLEFTQNKDVDPETLALRGQQILPGTEFLSIPATKSYGLSVGLDF
- a CDS encoding SusD/RagB family nutrient-binding outer membrane lipoprotein, producing the protein MKTNNIIFTGLAAATIFLSSCSKELQQTNNNPNSLEKPDATTLLSNTIVSEFYNNANLVWTLGNGYDQYMTFSSSYYNQPTRYSPITNEPYWIPMYEAARDANTLYQLGQTQNNPLLQAAALTLRSYAFAQLTELWGDIPFTQALKGSTGVYTPAYDDQQTVYTDGQSGILPSLRKADSLLKANSTGLIGGDMLFNSSVPSWRRFINALRLRYLLRVSAKMNVATEMQSIVTEGALMQNATQSAALALPTTTPYNFVSLTERSGDFAVKYMNSPLYNTFVATGDTARISAYFAVNTATAAGAPFSFNNYGGMPMVVDATATQTAQSSNFNSSFVSGSNKNLIKARIITYAEQEFILAEAALKGYISGAQQSHYNNGVLGAYAELGLDGSNYLTHTGVVFDNSSSNASLIQIITQKWLANINNGFEGWIEYRRTGYPALQTGGSVNMNNGVIPTRFLYPTSEKTINGTNYSQQIQKMGGTENTNYKAWWEK
- a CDS encoding thioredoxin family protein; the protein is MATIQMTTSDFKDKVFNYDAEKDWKYKGKIPAIIDFYADWCGPCKMVAPVLEDLSKQFDGQLLIYKVNTQTEKELAAVFGIQSIPTFLFIPVEEIPVMQPGALSKKTFLQIIEERLLQKDLLQ